The sequence GGAGCTTTCGATAGATTGGCCGCGGCCACCGCGCCTTGTTTCCGAAAAAGACCTGGCCCTGCCTTGGTTCCAAAAGCGGTGAAAATTCTTCTTACAGGCGCGAGCGGGTTTATTGGTCGTGAGTTGGCTCCACTGTTGATGGCAGCCGGTCATGAACTCACCATCCTGGCGAGGGAAGGAGGCCGGGAGGTGCCCTCGGATGTAGAGCGCCTCGCGGCTCCCGTTGGCGAATGGGTGTCCGCAGTCGGAAGCCGCTCCTACGACGTCTGCATCCATCTTGCTTGGATCGCCACGCCGGGGGTCTATTTACACTCGGAAGAAAATGAGATCTTCGCAGATGTTACCTTGGCCCTGGCCGAAGTTCTCTTTCGGAACGGGCTCAGGTATTTCGTTGGAACCGGGACTTGCATCGAGTACTCACCCGACCAAAGCGAGATCTGCGTGGAGGATGTGACTCCCACAGAGCCGATCCACCCTTATTCCCTCGCCAAGGACCGAACCCGGCGCGGATTGGAACAGCTCTCCGTCGACGCGGAGGCGGAGTTCACCTGGGCACGGGTTTTCTATCCTTATGGCCCTGGGGAGCACCCAGCGCGCACTATCAGTAGCTTTCTCCGCGAATTGCGCTCCCACCGAACCGTGACTCTCCGGAATCCGGGTTCCGTGAAAGACTTCATCCACGTCCGCGATGTCGCGACGGCTTTTTTGAAGGTCGCGGAAGGGAGCGCTCCACGGGGAGTCGTCAATATCGGCACCGGTAGGGGAATCTCCATCCGTGAAATCGCATTGCGTGCTGCCGCGGCCACTGGCGCTGATGCTTCTTTGATCACTGCCGTTGGCGATCCGCCATACGATCCCTACGGCTGGCATGTTGCGGATATCCGAAAGTTGTCGGCCACCGGATGGCGGCCCGAAATCGATATCGACACCGGCATCCGGCAAATTCTCGAAGTCCTTCGCTGAGTCGGTGTCATCGTCCGGCCTCTCTAATTATACAAGTCATCCATCGTCCCTAGCATCATCGTGAAATACACACTCGATACTGAAAGCAAACTCTTGGCCATTGAAAGCGATGGCGAGGAACGTTCGATCGATCTCTATAGCAAGGAGGCTTTCGATCTGATCTCGGAGATCTGGCTGAAAGTCGGCTGGAATCAGAAGTATCCCTATTCGTTCTCCTGGATGGGCCGGCCGATCATCCAGAATCCGGAGGAAATCGTCCGAACCCAGGAAGTCATCTACCGAATCAAGCCGACTGTGATTGTCGAGACAGGCGTCGCTCACGGCGGTTCCTTGATCTACTACGCTTCCTTGTTCAAAGCCATGGGCACGGAGGGGCGCGTGATCGGTGTGGATATCGAAATCCGCCCGCACAACCGCACCGCGATCGAAGCTCATGAATTGTTTCCTTCGATCACGCTGATCGAAGGAAGCTCCACGGACCCCGACATCGTGAGCCAGGTGGCAACCCTGCTGAAGCCGGACGATCGAGTGCTGGTTATCCTGGACAGCAATCACACCAAGGCCCATGTCGCCGCAGAGCTTGCCGCCTATCACGGGTTCGTCACCCCGGGATCCTATATCGTGGCGACGGACGGCAGTATGGAAATTCTGCATGACGTTCCGCGTGGCAATCCCGAATGGCTTCACGACAATCCTTCCGAAGCAGCCCGCGAGTTCGCTGCCGCTCATCCTGAATTCATCCTCGAGCAACCGGAGTGGCCGTTCAATGAAAGCCAGCTCGATAAGAACATCACGCACTGGCCCGATGCGTGGTTGAAGAAGCTCTGAATTCCCGCTCGCGGGTTGCGGGCGGTAAACGAGTTCTGGCGATGACCGGAAGAAACATTGTGGCAAATGCCTTCGGGGGCCTCGTCGGCCCCTTGGCATACTTGGTGATGACGCCGTTTTACTACCGCGTCCTCGGTTTGGAGGCGGTCGGTCTGATCGGCCTCTTTGCCATGACAGTGAGCGTCCTCCAGGTGTTCTCCGCGGGGGTGGGGATCTCCTACCAGCGCAACATAGCAGCTTCGGATGAAAGCCATCCGGGAGATCTTCCGGCCTTGCTCTCGGGAGGCTTGCTGGTTTTTGCGACACTCGGATTGATCCTCGGGCTGATCCTGGTTGGCTTGGGAAGTTATCAATTCGACGCGTTGCTCCACAAGAGTTCCTTCCACGAACAAACCCTGAGACGTTCACTGCTGACGGTCTGCTTCATGCTCTCGCTCGGGATGGCGACGAATGGAGCCAGCACGACGATCAGCGCCCTCCGCGACCAACTCTGGCAGAACATCGCCCAGAGCTGTGTCACGATTGGCGTGGCGTTGGGGTGTTGGTTGTTGCTGAGTTGGTCTCCACGTATTGAATACTACTACTACTGCCAGGCTGTGGGTACAGTTGTCACCGCTCTCTTGTATGGATGGCGCTGTGTATGGCTGGTCTCGAGGCGGGCAGCAGGACATCAACGCCGCACTTTCCGCGAAGTCTGGAGGGAGCGCTACGGCAAGGACGGGGTGCTTGCCCTTGCCCTGATGGTCCACGAGGGCATGGGGGTCGTAATCGGCCAACTTGATCGCATACTGATTTCCGGCCTGCTTCCTTTGGCGAGTTTGGGAACGTATACGCTGGTGACCGGGCCGGCGAAGATGGCCCAGATGGTGACCTTGCCCTTCGGTACCGCGGTCTTCCCCGAAATCTGTGCGCTTGCCGGTGGACGGGAGGATCGTCAGGGCTTGGGCGAATATCTCGGTCGGATGGCTTACATGATGGGCTCGGCTTCCATCTGCCTTTTGCTGGTGGTTTTCGCCTGCGGCGAAAGCATCCTCACGCTCTGGCTCCGCGGCGCGGAGGTAGGAAAGGACATGGGCACTTGCTTGAGGTTGCTTTGCCTGGCCAATTGCGTGCTCGCGGGGGCGGGGCTCTTTTACGGCACCAGTGTTGCATTTGGGAAAGTTCGCTTCGCGATCGTGAAAAACGCGGGTGCTCTTTTGATTCTACCTGGCATAGGCTGGCTGGCGGTCAAGAACTGGGGCATTGTAGGCGCGGCTTCCTGCTGGCTGCTTTATTGCGTGGCGACCTTGTCGATCTGTGTGCTCGTGGTGTTTCGTCGACACGCGGATCTGAATGCGGCCGGCCGCTGGTTTGGACGCCTCGGACTTCTTGCCGCACTCGCCATCATTCTGTCGTGGCTTGCCAGTTTACCTGAGTGGAATTCAGTCGCCCGTATCCTGTTGGCCACAGGGATTTCCTCCATCACTGGCTGTCTGGCGATGTCTCTTCCCTTTGGCTTCTCGCCCCGCAACTGGATGAAGGCCTGTGAACTTGGATTTTCGAAATGACTCAGCTTGGTAACCCCGGGGAATTCCTCGTCACCGTTGCGATTCCCACCTACAACCGGAGGGAATGGCTCGAACGTGCCATTGATAGCGTGTTGTCCCAGGGACACCCCGAAGTATTGGTGCACGTCTTCGACAACGCGTCCGCCGATGGAACCGAGGAATTCATGCGGGGATTGGTCTCGTCGAACCCGCGTGTGCGATATACCCGGAGGCCAGAGAACATCGGCTGGCTGCTCAACTACAGCGGTGCGATGCGCGCGGTCGATACCCCGTGGCTGATCGGCATGGGTGACGATGATTGGCAACTCCCGGAAGGAATCGCCGCCCTGTTAAAACCTCTCGCGGACAACCCCGACGTTGGCATGGTGATAGGACGCACCCAGCGACTTGCGGAGGGAGTGAAAGTCGAGGTGTATCCAGACGACACCTGGAAGTCGGGACGAAATGAGCTCCACGAAGCGATTCCATCTTGGGCCGAACACGGAATCGTCGAATGGCAATCGATTTTGATCTCCCGGAAAGCATTCGAGGAAGTCGGGGGGCTCGACCATACGGTTGGCATCGCCACCGACATCAATCTGGAGCTGAAGTTGCTTCTGAAATACCCGGTGTTCGTGGTTCCTCAGGCGGTGTCCGTCTACAACTATCATCCGGGCCAGGAGAGCGCCAAGTTGAACGTCGACACCATCGACCAGTTCCTAAGCATCGTTCATTTGTTTCGGCGTGCCGCACGGGAGTCGGGGAATCCGTCGCTCAAACGGGCTTCCAAGACTTTCAATCGGCGCTGGACCAAGGTGTTCGTCAATCGCCTTCCCAAGGTGGCACGGCTTCCGGGCCTCCTTCGCGCGGTGAAGGCATTGGCGATTGATTTCCGTTGCCCCGGTGCTGCCGCGAAGTGCGCGGCTCGGTGGGTGCTGTATAAACCGTGGTGCGCGTGGAAGCGGCTTTCCTCCCCTCGTCCCGCTCCGGTCCAATCCTAAACGCGACATCTGATTCTACTATGCCCAGCATCGAACAAAATTACGGAAAATGGAACGATCCGGAGCACTGGAGCCACGCGGGTGACGAGTGGTCGGTCTTCTGGGGGTCTACAGAGGCCCAATGGACCCATTCCATCCTACCCCGCATGAGACAATGGCTGCCCGCGAAGACGATCGTGGAAATCGCCCCGGGTCATGGGCGTTGGACCCAGTTCCTGCAACCGCAGGCGGAGACCCTGCATATCGTTGA comes from Luteolibacter sp. LG18 and encodes:
- a CDS encoding NAD-dependent epimerase/dehydratase family protein, translating into MKILLTGASGFIGRELAPLLMAAGHELTILAREGGREVPSDVERLAAPVGEWVSAVGSRSYDVCIHLAWIATPGVYLHSEENEIFADVTLALAEVLFRNGLRYFVGTGTCIEYSPDQSEICVEDVTPTEPIHPYSLAKDRTRRGLEQLSVDAEAEFTWARVFYPYGPGEHPARTISSFLRELRSHRTVTLRNPGSVKDFIHVRDVATAFLKVAEGSAPRGVVNIGTGRGISIREIALRAAAATGADASLITAVGDPPYDPYGWHVADIRKLSATGWRPEIDIDTGIRQILEVLR
- a CDS encoding lipopolysaccharide biosynthesis protein; amino-acid sequence: MVEEALNSRSRVAGGKRVLAMTGRNIVANAFGGLVGPLAYLVMTPFYYRVLGLEAVGLIGLFAMTVSVLQVFSAGVGISYQRNIAASDESHPGDLPALLSGGLLVFATLGLILGLILVGLGSYQFDALLHKSSFHEQTLRRSLLTVCFMLSLGMATNGASTTISALRDQLWQNIAQSCVTIGVALGCWLLLSWSPRIEYYYYCQAVGTVVTALLYGWRCVWLVSRRAAGHQRRTFREVWRERYGKDGVLALALMVHEGMGVVIGQLDRILISGLLPLASLGTYTLVTGPAKMAQMVTLPFGTAVFPEICALAGGREDRQGLGEYLGRMAYMMGSASICLLLVVFACGESILTLWLRGAEVGKDMGTCLRLLCLANCVLAGAGLFYGTSVAFGKVRFAIVKNAGALLILPGIGWLAVKNWGIVGAASCWLLYCVATLSICVLVVFRRHADLNAAGRWFGRLGLLAALAIILSWLASLPEWNSVARILLATGISSITGCLAMSLPFGFSPRNWMKACELGFSK
- a CDS encoding glycosyltransferase family 2 protein; its protein translation is MTQLGNPGEFLVTVAIPTYNRREWLERAIDSVLSQGHPEVLVHVFDNASADGTEEFMRGLVSSNPRVRYTRRPENIGWLLNYSGAMRAVDTPWLIGMGDDDWQLPEGIAALLKPLADNPDVGMVIGRTQRLAEGVKVEVYPDDTWKSGRNELHEAIPSWAEHGIVEWQSILISRKAFEEVGGLDHTVGIATDINLELKLLLKYPVFVVPQAVSVYNYHPGQESAKLNVDTIDQFLSIVHLFRRAARESGNPSLKRASKTFNRRWTKVFVNRLPKVARLPGLLRAVKALAIDFRCPGAAAKCAARWVLYKPWCAWKRLSSPRPAPVQS
- a CDS encoding CmcI family methyltransferase; this encodes MKYTLDTESKLLAIESDGEERSIDLYSKEAFDLISEIWLKVGWNQKYPYSFSWMGRPIIQNPEEIVRTQEVIYRIKPTVIVETGVAHGGSLIYYASLFKAMGTEGRVIGVDIEIRPHNRTAIEAHELFPSITLIEGSSTDPDIVSQVATLLKPDDRVLVILDSNHTKAHVAAELAAYHGFVTPGSYIVATDGSMEILHDVPRGNPEWLHDNPSEAAREFAAAHPEFILEQPEWPFNESQLDKNITHWPDAWLKKL